Part of the Zea mays cultivar B73 chromosome 4, Zm-B73-REFERENCE-NAM-5.0, whole genome shotgun sequence genome is shown below.
GTATCAGAGTCGTAAGCTCCTCCGCTCCATAATCTGCTGCGCTGAGGTGGCCTCTTGTCCATGTCCTCCTCTTTCTATAATGCAAAACGCTCAAATGGCAAAACAAGAAAAATGCAAAGAGAGCATAGGAATTGACAATGGCACGATAGAAACCTCCTCTGGAGCTTCAGGGTCTGACGGTCTGTCATGGAATTGAGTGCTGGGAACATGTTCTATCTTTGACAGGTTCTCCAATATCATGTTCCTGCACATTTGCATAGAAAAGCAACCTGAAGTTAGGGAATGTACACAGGCAGGAATGCATGTATTGTATGCCATAGTGTCAAACATAGGTGTCCAGATGATGCATCGTTGAGAAATGGAATTATAAGAAACTCTGATTTCTCAATGACTTGCATAAGAAAAAAAATATAACTATTTCATTCCAAGTGCTCGACAATGAAGCATCTGGAACAAATTACAATAAATGAATGTCATactgacagcaaacagtacacTTACTTTATGTTCTCCAAGTCCTTTGTGGTATTCAGGTTTTCAACACTTTTTGGTTGGATATGAAGAGTATAATCAGGGCCAAAGTACTCATAGTAATCATTGTAAGGCAGCTTGTTATCAGGTTCAACTCCAACAGCAACTGCGGTCTGCATTACAACCCAATTCTATCAACACTGGCAACTGACAAATTCTAACACACTACCACATTCAGCTGAATTTGGAATAAGAGAGAAAAACAATACCTCGTAGCACCAGCAGCGTGCAACATTTCTGATGGTGTAACCTCCACCACCTAAAACCATCATAGGAACATTGTACGACCTAAGGAAACGGAGGCAGTCAGCATGACCCTTCACAGACAGGTTGAAGCAACCTAACCTGTCTCCAGCCAAAGAGTCAGCTCCGCATTGGAGGACAACCACGTCTGGCTGATAAACCTCCATAACTTTCTTAATGATGCATTGAAACAGACCACGAAAGGTGGTGTCATCGATACCATCACTCAGGGGAACATTCAGAGCATAATGCTTCCCTTCGGCTGCCCCAACGTCAGTGATATGTCCAGTACCAGGGAAAAAATCCCCATACTTGTGAAAGGAAACAGTCATGACTCGGTTTGTAGTGAAGAAGGCCTCCTCCACGCCATCTCCATGGTGGACATCAATGTCTACATATAGCACACGCTGGAACAAATGGACAATATAGCTATCAGAgctatataatcaaagtacatatGTGGCATAGTGTGTATGAATGCGTAAATATTTTATAGGCTGAACAAAAAGGCTGACAAGAAGCATATACAAAGGAAACCTGACTGTTTCTTAACTAACATATTTGTTGACAATCCCTTCAACTGTATTAGTATTTAGTAGTATTTATCTAAAAATGCTTGCAGAATATGCATAAGTGAGTGGTGATATTTCATCAGGAAACATATACCTAAACAAAACAGCATCATCTTACGGCACTCAAAGTGGCAGAAAACTGGATGAAATATGTATTTGCAAGAAAAAGACTGAACTGATAGATTGGAATCATAAACCAGTTACCAGCATACTGTTTGAAGTTTAAAAGCAAAAACCAGAATAAGAGGGGCATCTATCTCACATTTAAAATGGTCAAAATACCCACCCTGATCAGCAATAAGCATGTTCCAAAAAAAAAATCATGCATATAAAAGTAAAACTACGACCAAGAAATGTGAATGATATTCAAGTCATATAGTATCAGCAAACATATATTTCTATTGTTAGAATTAGATTCCCTTGAGGGCACATTCACCCTTTTTTATCTGTAGTATACACTCATATACCAAAATTGGCGCTTCCAAGTTACAAAGCATAAAATTAGAATATATCTTTTGCCATCTCAAGGATAGGCTATCAGCAAACAGAACAGAGCATGCAGTGAGTAAATATAAGACCTGACTTAGTTCAAATTAGGCACAAAATAACAGTTTCAACTTTCAAAAAAAAGATGGTGTTCTGGCCAAAGGACAGTGTTGAATAGAATAGCAGAGTAACCAAAGCAACTCCAACTTGTCATTTACTTTTTAAGATGGTTACAAATCCAAATAAGGTTGTGATGACCACAGAGGCAGTTTAAATCACACAGAAAGTCATCAAGTTAAACACACAAGGTTATACACACATACCAGGCCAGCCCTCACTAATAGCATAAAGTAATAAATATATCCACATACGACAATTCAAAATTGCAGAAACACACCACTGCTCAGTTCCGTGGAACTCCTAGTTTTAGTGGAAGCAAACTCGAATAAAATTATCCCATGGGTTACTTTCACACAACAGCGCCTATAATGGCACTGGTCAACGAATTCGGCATCACGACAAACAAAATTCTCTTGTCCCTGTGAAAATCAAAGCCATCTCCAACTCTTGGTGATTAGTGCGCTACTACATCCACACAAAAAAAACACCCAAAATCAATGCTTCAAACAGTTAATCCATCTACAAAAAACAACTGAACATCTGCATCTAAATCTAGCAAGCAACAAAATAAACCCTTTCCTCAAGTGATATAACACTATAACAACCCAAGCAAAGAGTACAGAATAGCCTCAATAATGGAAACATTTGCTGGATTGGCATGAAGACAAACAAAATTCTGTTGCCCCTGTGAACTTCAATGTAATGTCCAGATCAACACCCTACTCCATTGACAAAAAACATCAATGCTTGAAACAATAACATGTTTTGGAaaaaaacattccatgcatatccacTCTCAAAAACTCAACTCCATTAATCCAAGAAACAGTAATGATATCCAAGTTGATAACACATCATTCTATTGTTAGAATTAGATCCTGGGGGACCACATTCACCATGAACTCATCTGAAATACACACCCTTTTTACCAAAAATTGTGCTTAGTTCCAAAGCATCAAATCCTTAAAAAAAACTTTCACCGTCTCAAGGAGAAGCCATTGGCAGAACACAAGTACGCATGCACTGAGTAAATAGGCATTAGTTCACATTAGGTACAGAATAACTAGGCATGTGAAAGTAGACATGGTTTCAACAAAAGATGGAGAAACGGCTTTCTTTGGCAATAGGGCAGTTTTCTCTCTCTCGAATACAGAGGAAGACTTCGTATCGTAGTTTTAAGAAGTAGAGAAAATAATTACAAGAGACAAATTCATGCTACACCTTACTTGTTCAAGGAACACACGTGACTGAAACTGAAAAAAAAAACGCTCAACCCGAACAACTAACACGACCTTTAGGAGGCAGCAGCAAAAGCTCCGACAAACCCTTTGTACTAGCAACATGGCAGTGTTGTTTAGAAAGCAAATGAAAGCAGCTTCCACTTGCCATTTCCCTtttaagatgtttataaatacCAGAAAATGATGATCACCAGTATATTCTCACATACATAATCTAAAATTACAAAAAGAAGGCAGTCAAAGTCAAACACGTGCAGTTGCACACAAATACCAAGCTCTAATAGCATAAAGCAATAAACATCTACACATAGGACAACCCAAACTTCTGAAATGCATTACAAACAGTTCCTTAAACTCCTAGTTTGACTGGAAGCAAACAAATAGTATATAAATTAATCACATGGGTCTCTGAATTGGGCATCATGACAAACAAACTTTTGCTCCTGCAAAACTTTAAGGCGCTCCACCCACAAATCCCAAAACCCTAACATCAACGCCATTAGAAACCATTACATTCGATATCCAAATCTAGACCTAATAAACCCTCCCCTCCAACGATGGAAGTTGACCAACCAAAGCCAAAGAGTTCAGATTAGTGCCCCTATAACTTAAGTGGTTACTGAATTGGAAATGCAAAATCTGTTGCCCCTGTGAAACTCAAAGCAATCTCCAGATCAGTGTCCTACTCATCCACTCACAAGAATCACAAATGCTCAACAATCACATGAACCGATCAAAAAATCACTAAAACTTCACATCTAAATCCAGCAATTAATCTAATAAACTCTCTCCTCCGAAAACAAAGCCAAGTGTCCAACATTTAAATGTAACTAGTAAAAGGTAAATTAACACGCGAACCCTGTGGAACTTGAGGAGCTCGAGGATGGCGAGGACGATGTCGTTGACGTAGCAGAACCCGGAGGCCTCGCTCTTCTTGGCGTGGTGGAGGCCGCCCGCCCAGTTGACGGTGATGTCGGCGTCCCCGCGGTTAAGCTTGACGGCGGCGCCGATGCTTCCCCCAGCGGAGGCCTGGCAGAAGGGGAAGAGACCGTCGAACACGGGGCAGTCCTCACCGACGTTAAAGCGCTTAATGGCGCGCGGGTCGAGGACACCCGGGTTTCCGGTGGCGGACGCGAGGAAAGCGACGTAGTCGTCGGAGTGGAAGCGGCGGATGTCGGCCTCAGAGGCCGGGTAGGGGCGGGAGAGCTCGAGGAGGCGGTGGAGGCCGTAGTGGACCACCAGCGAGTGCGCCATTCGGATGCGGTGGGGCTTCATCGGGTGACCTTGCCCGTAGTAGTAGTCTCCGATCGACGGCTCGTAGAAATAGCTGACGCGGCGGCGGTGCGCATCCTCCCCGCCCGCCGGAGACGGCAGCGACGCGCCCTCACCAGAAGCCGCCATTCCGCCTGAGATGGTTGAAGGTCCTCACAAAGATAGTCAAGTTGCGGCCGAGGcggttttctttataatttcggggTTTAGGCAATCGGCACTCATCGTACCCTAAATTTCTATTTAAAAAAAAATATTTGGTCTGCGTCATTAACATTTTGAAATACATTTATTCAAACTCTTGCATCTACAACTACTTCATAGGTCATGTTTAAGATACGTCCAACTTCAGAAAATCTGATAGAGTTAGTGGAGCAGATCATTAGATACTCTAAAAATCGTAAAACTGTAGTTGTGTTTAAAAGGCATTTAGATAAGTaattttgtttattatttagatcaaaactatttttaaaactatttaaatttatattataaaCTACATTTCAACACTAGAACTGGAACTGTAGCCATCCCAAACATCTCAACCATGTGCAATGTTTATTATTTAGATCAAAACtatttttaaaactatttaaatttatattataaaCTACAGTTCAACACTAGAACTGGAACCTGTAGCCATCCCAAACATCTCAACCCTATGTAAACTGTCACATTTTTATCAATATATATATCAACACATCCACCGCAAGTCCCACCACCCACCTGCTTTGTCTTTGTCTCGGTTGCGACACCGTGAAAGAGAGTGTGTGATGGTATCGAACACCATGGACTCCACATTTGGGGTACAGGAGGGCCTACTGGAGAATGCAGTAGCACATGTAGTACTCCAGTGCACCAATATTTACCGTAAAATGTGACTACAATTGGCTTTGGAGTAGACGAGTGCGAACAGCCTTAGAACAACTCCAACCGACAGTGTAAAACAACCCAATAGCGTTTCTAGGGGAAAATAGTTGTTGCCCCTCCAACAGT
Proteins encoded:
- the HDA108 gene encoding histone deacetylase 108 (The RefSeq protein has 1 substitution compared to this genomic sequence); translation: MAASGEGVSLPSPAGGEDAHRRRVSYFYEPSIGDYYYGQGHPMKPHRIRMAHSLVVHYGLHRLLELSRPYPASEADIRRFHSDDYVAFLASATGNPGVLDPRAIKRFNVGEDCPVFDGLFPFCQASAGGSIGAAVKLNRGDADITVNWAGGLHHAKKSEASGFCYVNDIVLAILELLKFHRRVLYVDIDVHHGDGVEEAFFTTNRVMTVSFHKYGDFFPGTGHITDVGAAEGKHYALNVPLSDGIDDTTFRGLFQCIIKKVMEVYQPDVVVLQCGADSLAGDRLGCFNLSVKGHADCLRFLRSYNVPMMVLGGGGYTIRNVARCWCYETAVAVGVEPDNKLPYNDYYEYFGPDYTLHIQPKSVENLNTTKDLENIKNMILENLSKIEHVPSTQFHDRPSDPEAPEEKEEDMDKRPPQRSRLWSGGAYDSDTEDPDSLKSEGKDVTANFQMKDEPKDDL